One window of Catonella massiliensis genomic DNA carries:
- a CDS encoding YfbM family protein: MGLIANYQYLSDENLKAMKNFDGEEDELLEDVEEWNEEAEILLDIDKMWDILHFVLTGVSGQEPIWDDPLSEAVVGVASLEEISEFTAYTEKERVEDILSALESFDIVGALHNLDMESCKKAELYPDIWEKDLDFEGIKKEVHKCFEDLIDFYKQILEINGNVLVTIY; encoded by the coding sequence ATGGGATTAATAGCAAACTATCAGTATTTAAGCGATGAGAACTTAAAGGCAATGAAGAACTTTGATGGTGAAGAAGATGAGCTGCTTGAAGATGTTGAAGAGTGGAATGAAGAAGCAGAGATTTTGCTTGATATTGATAAAATGTGGGATATACTTCATTTCGTATTAACCGGTGTAAGCGGACAAGAGCCTATTTGGGATGATCCTTTAAGCGAGGCAGTTGTAGGTGTGGCTTCACTTGAAGAAATATCCGAATTTACCGCTTATACAGAAAAAGAAAGGGTGGAAGACATTCTTTCTGCCTTAGAGAGCTTTGATATAGTGGGAGCGCTACATAATCTCGATATGGAATCCTGTAAAAAGGCCGAGCTTTATCCTGATATCTGGGAGAAGGATCTTGATTTTGAAGGAATAAAGAAGGAAGTCCACAAATGTTTCGAGGATTTGATTGATTTTTACAAGCAGATTTTGGAAATAAATGGAAATGTTTTGGTTACAATATATTAG
- a CDS encoding HI0074 family nucleotidyltransferase substrate-binding subunit, whose amino-acid sequence MDEKFSRRYESFCNSLKALAEARERDFSDSFVMSGTGAKFAITFDLAWKVMKDILIQHYAIIGFVTGSPKDVLREAFKANLIDDGDWMEMLKVRNELTHDYDGAVVKAHCEMIVGKYIDLFYEFEDVVKGIVNKY is encoded by the coding sequence ATGGACGAGAAATTTAGTAGAAGGTATGAGTCTTTTTGCAATTCGCTAAAAGCCTTGGCTGAAGCGAGAGAAAGAGACTTTTCTGATTCTTTCGTAATGAGTGGAACCGGAGCAAAGTTTGCGATTACTTTTGATTTGGCTTGGAAAGTGATGAAAGATATCCTTATTCAGCACTATGCTATTATCGGATTTGTGACAGGCTCTCCGAAAGATGTGCTTAGAGAGGCATTTAAGGCAAATCTCATTGATGATGGTGACTGGATGGAAATGCTTAAAGTAAGGAATGAGCTTACTCACGACTATGATGGTGCAGTTGTAAAGGCGCATTGCGAGATGATTGTGGGAAAGTATATTGATTTGTTTTATGAGTTCGAGGATGTGGTTAAGGGGATTGTAAACAAGTACTAA
- a CDS encoding nucleotidyltransferase family protein produces MKVEEVIEKTAKLCRDFGAKKVLLFGSRAKGIALERSDIDIAVSGVKEVDLLIQKIEELPTLYSVDIVNMDNCTNELLLEDIRQYGREI; encoded by the coding sequence TTGAAAGTAGAAGAAGTAATAGAAAAAACTGCAAAACTCTGTAGAGACTTCGGTGCAAAGAAAGTTCTTTTATTTGGCTCAAGGGCAAAGGGAATTGCACTTGAAAGAAGTGATATAGATATAGCAGTATCAGGGGTTAAAGAGGTTGATTTACTTATACAAAAGATAGAAGAATTACCTACACTTTATAGCGTGGATATAGTAAATATGGATAACTGTACAAACGAGCTTTTACTGGAGGATATAAGACAATATGGACGAGAAATTTAG
- a CDS encoding ribonucleotide-diphosphate reductase subunit beta, whose product MEKKKIFNELGKRGTEGILNGNTTNLREWNRIKYDWANVMYRTMLNNFWIPEEISLGEDVKQFSYLTAGERKAFDKIISFLNFLDSIQCENLPHLARYVTAAEVSSLLNIQAFQEEIHAQSYSYILDTVTNPVTRDKIYDEWREDPILFSRNKFIADMYQRFSDDPSTENFVRSVMANYILEGIYFYSGFSFFYTLARQGKMTATSTIFKYINRDEITHLVLFQNIIRELMKENPEIFTDELKEELREMVKVGTLNEIEWGQYVTNNEILGINNELIERYIKYLSNLRLKAIGLPVWFPEIEENPMGWIESFSNLNATKTDFFEAKVTNYTKAAAFDFDSLE is encoded by the coding sequence ATGGAAAAGAAAAAGATATTTAATGAACTGGGTAAGCGAGGTACTGAGGGCATTCTAAATGGAAATACCACCAACCTCAGAGAGTGGAACCGTATAAAATATGACTGGGCAAATGTAATGTACCGTACCATGCTCAACAATTTCTGGATACCTGAGGAAATCTCGCTCGGTGAGGATGTTAAGCAGTTTTCTTATCTGACTGCGGGAGAGAGAAAGGCCTTTGACAAGATTATTTCTTTCCTTAATTTTCTTGATTCAATTCAGTGTGAGAACCTGCCTCACCTTGCAAGATATGTAACAGCTGCAGAGGTGTCCTCCTTGCTTAATATTCAGGCGTTTCAGGAGGAAATCCATGCTCAGAGTTATTCTTACATCCTTGATACTGTTACCAATCCTGTAACAAGGGATAAGATATATGATGAATGGCGTGAAGATCCGATTTTATTTAGCAGAAACAAATTCATTGCTGATATGTACCAGAGATTTTCAGATGATCCAAGTACAGAGAACTTTGTGCGTTCGGTGATGGCGAACTATATTCTTGAGGGTATTTATTTTTACAGTGGTTTCAGCTTTTTCTACACCCTTGCAAGACAGGGAAAGATGACGGCTACAAGTACCATTTTCAAGTATATAAACAGGGATGAGATTACTCACCTCGTACTCTTCCAGAATATAATAAGAGAGCTAATGAAGGAAAATCCTGAGATTTTCACTGATGAACTTAAGGAAGAGCTTAGGGAGATGGTGAAGGTAGGTACATTAAATGAGATAGAATGGGGACAGTATGTAACCAACAATGAGATTTTGGGTATAAATAATGAGCTGATAGAGAGATATATCAAGTACCTTTCTAACCTAAGACTAAAAGCAATTGGACTTCCTGTGTGGTTCCCTGAGATTGAGGAGAACCCAATGGGTTGGATAGAGAGCTTCTCTAACTTAAATGCCACAAAGACAGACTTCTTTGAGGCAAAGGTAACCAACTATACCAAGGCGGCAGCCTTTGACTTTGATTCGTTGGAATAG